The genomic region CCGGCCGTCGTTCCGGGCCCGGGCGGTCAGCCGAACGCCGGCGGCCGAGTCGGTGGTGAGCACCGCATCGTCGGTCACTGCCTGCAACGTCTCCTCGCGCGTCGCGTGATCCCAGGTGGTGCGACCGGTCGACAGATCGATCAGCTGCGGTCTGCCCTGCAGGACGAACGAGGCAGTCTCCGCATCCTGCTGCCGCAGATCCAGGTTGCTGCAGCGCAGTGTCTTGCCGTCCGACGACCGGTAGCTGCCCGGATCGAAGTCTCGGGTCCAGGCCGAGGCGCCACCCGGTTCGATCGCCGCCAGGCTCGGTGTGCAGCCTTCCTTCGGATCGTTGTCGTCACGGAAATGGACGCCGAGACCCGGTGCGACCAGCAGGCGGTTCCCGGCCAGGCCGTCCCCGGTCCGACCTTCGCCCAGAGGCTTTCCCGTGACGAGCCGGAAGGCGTCGGTCCGTTCACTGTCGGCGCCCGTCGGATAGCTCGTCACCCAGAGCTCCGGGGACGACGCACCCTCCAGCCGTTCCAGCGGGTCCGTGATCCGAGCACTCGCGTATGACCGCTGCTGCCACTGCCCGGCACCGGTCAGCGGATCGCGGGCCGTGACGGTGCATTCGCCGAGCCTGCCGGTCTGCTTCGGCGCGCACTCCGACGTGATCATCCTCCCGCCGACGAAGCTGACGAAGGCACTGGTGGTGTTCTTCCACAGGACCCGGCCGGTGGCCACGTCGATACCGGTGATGAGCAGCCTGTTCGGGAACACGTCGATCCCGAACGCGTCCCTGCTCACCACTGCGACCGAGCCGAACACCCGGACCTCCAAGGTCGGGATGTCGGTGTACCGCTCGACGATCTTCCACAGCTCGTCGCCGTCGGCATCCAGAGCCACCAGCCGCCCCACCGCATTGATCAGCGTGATGTCGCCGGCGCGTTCGACCTGCATCCCTTGTGTGGAGCCCCTGCCCGGGTCGAGCGCGAACTGGAGCAGTTCGGTGGCCTCGGTTCCCGGCGGGCTCCGAGTCGGCATCGGTGGTGGATCCGGCACCGAGGTTCGCGTCGTGGTGACGCCGGTGGGCCTGGATGTCAACGATCGCGAGGTCTCGGCGCTCGGTGACGTCGTGCAGGCCCCGGCGACGAGCAGCGCCGCCAGAGCGAGGATCGCCGGCGGGCGACGGATGAGCGAGAGCACGGATCCGAGTATCGGTGTCGCGTTCGATCGGCGCGGGCGATCGGACACATCGGTGCCGGTCAGCGTGCCTCCGCCCAGCTCCGCCCAGCTCCGACCGCGCTGTCCGGTCAGCCGACCCGGCGGTGCACCAGCAGTGGCAACACCAGCGTGGCCCCGGCACGGCGCAGGACGGCAGCGGCGATCGTCACCGGCCACAGCGACGAGGTGGCATCGACCACGAGCAGTACCGGCCGTCCCGCGACCTCGGCAGGTACGGGCACGGAGATCGCGTCCTTCCAAACGGCGGCCTCCTCGGCAGAGGTCAGTCCGGTACTCGTGCGCGCCGGTGCGACCGCCGCGTCGTCGATCTGCAGGTGCCCCAGATCCATCCGGCCGATCGCGGCGATCTGCGCGGTGAGGCCCTCGGTGAGAGCGCTGTATCCCGCGACCGGTAGTGCGACCACCACCTCCGGGCGAGCCGGCCAGTCCCGACGCCAACTGCTCAGCGCCCCGACCACGTCGGTGACGAGCTCCTCAGGCGGCGGCGCGTCCGCAGCGAACACAGCCCTGATCACCTCACGCCATTCGGGCGCGTCGGCGTGCACCAGGGCCCGTCCTTCGGCAGCCATCTCGCCGGGGGCGATCCGGCCCTTCGATCCGAAAGCCCCACCAGGCCACATCTTCCGCGGTTCGACGACGTGGGATCGGGTGCGCAGTGCACCCGCGACCCCGGCGGTGACGCTCTTGTCGGGCGCACGTGGAAGATCGTCCGGCAGCTCGCCGGTGCAGACGCTGCAGCGACCGCACGGGGTGGCCGTCGGATCGTCGAGGGATTCCTGCAGCAGCTGCATCAGGCAGCGTCGACCGCGGGAGTAGTCGCGCATGATGTCGGCCTCGCGGCGGCGGACTGCGATCACGCCTTCGTAGTGCGCGGCGTCGTAGTTCCACGCCCGGCCGGTCCGCACCCAGCCGCTCTCGGTGCGATCGACCACGCCGTCGACGGCCAACTGCTTGAGCATCAGTTCGACCTTCGTCCGGCGCAGACCCGATTCGGCCTCCAGCGCAGGGACGCTGGCCGGTTCTGCGGGCGCGACCGGGGTGACGGCGAGCAATCGCTGCACCTCGCGCTCGTCCGGGATGGAGGCGGTGACGAAGTAGTCCCAGATGGCGGCGTCCTCGTGGGCACTGAGCAGCACCACCACTGCCCGGTCGATGGCCCGACCGGCACGCCCGACCTGCTGGTAGTAGGACACCGGCGACGGCGGCGATCCGACGTGCACACAGAAGCCGAGATCCGGTTTGTCGTAGCCCATGCCGAGGGCAGAGGTGGCGATGAGTGCCTTCAACTCGTTGCGCCGCAACGCCTCTTCCAGCCGTTCGCGTTCCTCGCCGGGCAACTGGCCGGTATAGGCGGCGACCGGGTATGCACCTCCGTGCTGGGCGGTGATCGCCTCCGCGAGCCGTTCGGCATCGGCCACGGTGAGCGCGTAGACGATGCCGGAGCCTGGCAGGTTCGGCAGCTGCTCGACGACCCAGCCGTAGCGCTGGATCGGAGTGAGCCCGTCGATGACCGCGAGCTGCAGGGACGTCCGCGCCAGCGGCCCGCGCAGGACGAGGGTCTGGTCGCCGAGCTGGGTGGCAACGTCCGTCGTCACCCGCGCGTTGGCGGTCGCTGTGGTCGCCAGCACCGGGGTGTGCGGGCTGAGCCCGCGGACGGTGTCGGAGACCCTGCGGTAGTCGGGCCGGAAGTCGTGCCCCCAGTCGGAGACGGCGTGCGCCTCGTCGATCACCAGCATGCCTAGATTCCCGACGAGCGAATCGAGCACCCGGCGACCGAAGCGCGGGTTGGCCAGCCGCTCGGGGGAGACCAGCACGACGTCCAGATCACCGCCGATCAATGCGCTCTCGATGGCTTCCCAGTCGCCGTTGTTCGACGAGTTGAGGGTGGCCGCGCGGAGTCCGGCCCGCTCGGCTGCGACCACCTGGTCGCGCATCAACGACAGCAGTGGGGAGATGACGAGGGTCGGGCCGCCGCCGGCGGCCCGGATCAGCGCGGTGGCGGTCCAGTAGACCGCCGACTTGCCCCACCCGGTCGCCTGCACCACGAGTACCCGCGCGCCGGGGTGCAGCAGTCCGGTGATGGCGATCAGCTGGTCGTCGCGCAGTCGCGCGTCAGGACCCGCGAGCGCGCCGATGACGCGATCGGCGACCACCTGCTGGTCGTCGGTGAGCGTCGTGGCAGGCGTCGCGGTGGGGGTGCTCATCTGGTCACCGTAGAGCGGCGGGCCGACACCGGCGTGACCCGCGGAACGGTTGTGGATCACTGGGGACCTGTGGACAACTGCCGACACTGCGGTCACGGCCGCCCGAGCGCACTCTCCACCGGCGCGTCGAGTTCCAGCTCCGCCAGGATCCCGCGCAGCTGACGTTCCTCGTAGCGGAAGTGACTCTCCATGATCGCGGCGAGCCCCTCCAGATGCCGATCCAGCACCGGCGCCGGATCGCCGCTGCCCAGCGCCTGCTCCAGACCGCCGATCAGGTGGGCGATCATCGAATGGTCCTGGGTCAGCCTGTCGAGGGTTGGTGCCAGGTGGGGATGGGCCGATCGGATCGCCGGGAACAGCACTGCGTCCTCGCCCCGGTGGTGCCGGTCGAGGGCACTGCAGAAGCCGCGGCAGTGCACCAGCAGATCCCGCACGAGCTCGGGCGGTCCCGCACCCGACAGTGCATCCTGGGCATCGGCCAGGGCGTCCCGGAGATGCTGATGGACCCGGTACATCTCATGACCCCAGGCGACGAGCCTGGCCTTCTCCCGCTCACTCACTGGGCGGCAGGGGATTCGACGTCATCACGTCGTCCTCCGAACATCGGTGCCTCCATGCCTGACACGGTCTGCCACCGGCACGCGACCCTCGAACCGTAACGGACCCGACGCAGACGGTCCACGTGGGCACTTTCGCCTCACATTGCACTATTTCACTAGTTGTGTAGTGTAATCCGCGTGATCGAGTTCCGGATCGACCGGCGAGCAGGCACTCCCGCCTACCTGCAGATCGTGGAACAGACGCGTCAGGCCTTGCTGCTCGGTCGGTTGACGGTGGGTGATCAGCTGCCCACCGCCCGCGAGGTGGTGGCCAGTACGGCCATCAACCCCAACACGGTCCTGAAGGCCTACCGGGAACTGGAACGTGAGGGCCTGGTGCAGGGACGGGTCGGTGCTGGCACGTTCGTCACCCGCGGGCTTGCCCGGTCCGAAGTCGACGTCGACTCGCCGCTGGGCACCGAGCTCGACCGGTGGATCGGACGGGCCAAGCTCGGCGGGCTGGCCCGGCACGAGGTCGAAGCACTCTCGAAAGCACTGTTGGACAGGCACTTCGAATCGGGGAGGTCGTGATGGGAACCGTGCAACACGAGCGGACAGCGGGCGAAACAGCGGGACCGGGTAGCAGTTCAGCGGGGGACCGCGCGGGGGACGGGGGTGCGGGATCGAGCGGTCGGGAGCCGATCCTGCGGGTGACCGGAGCGGGTAAGAAGTACCGGCGCGGTTGGGCGCTGCGGCACTGCTCGTTCGACCTGCAGCCCGGCTCGATCACCGCACTGGTCGGACCCAACGGTGCGGGGAAGAGCACCCTGCTCGCGGCCGCTGCGGGACTGCTCCGACTGACCGAGGGCGAGATCGCCGTCCAGGGTGAGGTGGTGCGATCGGCACCGGCGCATCCGGATCTCGGCTACCTCGCGCAGGACAAGCCGCTCTACCGGCAGTACTCGGTGGCCGACATGCTCGAGATCGGTCGACATCTGAACGTGCGCTGGGACTCTGCACTGGCGCACCGACTCTGCGAGGACGCCGCCCTTCCCCCGAAGGCGAAGGTGCGCACGCTGTCCGGCGGTCAACGGACCCGACTGGCTCTCGCCCTGGTGCTGGCGCGGAGACCGTCGCTCGTGCTGCTGGACGAGCCGCTGGCCGACCTGGATCCGTTGGCGCGCAAAGAGGTCCAGCAGACCTTGTTGGCCGAGACCGTCGATACCGGACTCACCGTGCTGTTGTCGTCGCACATCGTCAGTGAGATCGAGGACGCCTGTGACCACCTGGTGCTGTTGACCGGCGGAGCGGTGACGCTGCAGGGATCCATCGAGGACACCGTCGATCGACATCTCCTGCTCACCGGACCGGGCGACGACGAAACGGGGTTGGGTCTGCTGCCCAGCGCCGACATCGTCGAGATCCGCCGCACGCCACGGCAGATCACCGTCCTGATCGACGGACAGCCGACCCACGTGCCGCAGGGCTGGACCACCGATCGGCCGACGCTCGAGGAGGTCGTCATCGCGCACCTGCGCGATGCGCGGTCGGGGACAGTCCGATGAGTGCGCCGACAGCCGTGATCGCACCGTCGGGCATCGACGGGCGGGCACCGCGCGGTGCCTGGTGGCTGGCATTCCGTCTGCAGCGCAACACGTTGCTGATCGGCCTCGGGGTGATGGCAGTGATGGCCGGTCTGGTGCTGTGGCATCGGTCTGCCGTGATGAGCCTCTACGCCACCAACGGGATTGTCGATCCCACCGCCTGCCGAGCCCCCAACGGCATGGAACGGACGATGTCGACCGAATGCGTGGCCCTGGTACAACTGCAGTCGGAACTCACCGCGCGCTGGGAGCAGCTCAGGGCCGTCTGGCTGCTGCTACCGGGGCTCATCGGCGCGGCAACCGGCGCCGCGCTCTTCTCCCGCGAGTTCGAACGACGCAGTCAAGTGTTCGCGCTGACCCAGTCGATCGGCATGCTGCGGTGGCTCGGCACCAAGGTTGTCGTCGGTTTCGTTCCGATGCTGGCGGCGAGCATCGGAGTTGGGTTCCTCTTCGAGCTGACTGCCAACGCCTACGGTGCCGCGAGCTGGACACCCCTCGAAGCGCCGTTCTTCTCCGACTTCGGCTTCGTACCGGGTGCGGTGCTGATGGTTTCCTTCGCCTTCGGCGTGGCCGTCAGCACCCTGCTGCGGCAGTCTCTGGGAGCCGTCCTCGTGTCGCTCGTCGCAGCGCTGGGCTTGTTGTGGGTGCTGGTGTTCGGCTATCAGTACCTGGGACCGGCCGAGCGTCACACCACCACAGCGATCACAGAGTCGATGTTCGTTCCCCCCAACCGATCGGTGTTCATCGAATCCGGCTTCCTGGACGCTTCTGGCCGGGAACTGACCGTCACCTACGAGTGCGGCTCGTACGGAGGTGAGGTGTCTGCAGCAGAATATGATCGCCATTTCACCGGGTGCTTCAGCGGCCAGGGGGTGACCCAGAAGTTCGTCGACTACCTCCCGTTGTCCGCACGCGCACCACTCACCTGGACGGTGTCCGGGATCTCGGCAGCGCTGTCGGCGATGTTCCTGGCGATCGGCTACGCCCTCCTGCGACGACGAGCATCGTGATGACGACAATTCGTTCGGCCCGAGGCTCCGGCAGCGTCGAGACCACCGACGGCCTCGCTCCCGCCGGCATGCTCTGGGTGGCGTGGCGGCTGCGCCGCTCGCTGATCCTCATCACGCTGAGTCTGTACGCAGCGACCGCGGTCACGATCGTCGTGCGGAGTCTGCTCCGGGCCCGGGACCTCGCGTCCGCCGGCGTGGTCGACCTCGCGACGTGCACCGACCCGGGGATGACGACCACCGCGCTCGGCTCCTGCGAGCGATGGCTGACCGCCCGGGATTCGTGGTCGACGATGGACAGCCAGATCAACAGCGCACCCGCCGTGATCTGTGTGCTGTTCGGGCTCGGCCTGGGTGCCGCCGCCGTCGGTCACGAGCTTGAACGGGGTCTCGGCACGTTCAGCTTCACCCAGTCGATCTCGCCGATCCGTTGGGCAGCAACGCAACTCGGCGTGATCGTGGCCACGTGTGTCACGGGTGTAGTGGTGCTGGACGGGATCATCCGCACCTTCGTGGACGGGAACCCCCTCGTCGACGGCTCCGGCACCACCAGCCTGTGGCCGCGACCGCTGCTCATCGTGGCCATGATCTGCCTCGCCTTCGCGCTGAGCATCGTGAGTGGTGGTTCGTCCGGTGGTTTCTGGGGTGGCCTGGGGTTCCTCGTCGTCGGAGGAATCGTCCTGAACCTGTTGACCGGTTCCACCGCAAGCTCGTCGCAGTCGGACGCGCTGACGTGCCCCAGCGACGACGGTGAGTTGTGCGGACGGATCAGCCTGGTGGTGTTCCAATTCCGGGCGCTGTTCGCCGACACAGCGGTTCGCGCCACACCGATCTGGGCGATCTCATTGACCGCCGTCGGTATCGCGGGGCTGTTGGGCGGATTCCTGTTGCTGCGCAGATGGTTTCGCTGAGCGTGCCGCACCCGGCAGGGTGGCCCTTCTGCGGATCTCACACGAGAAAGCGCCGATCTCGGCGCCGTGTCTGCGCCCCCAGCAGTCAGGATGCCGCACGGGCCCCGACCGCGACCCTGGCGGCGGACCGGTCACCCGAGTCGCGCGGTCAACCAGTTCCGGATCGCATCCGCGGCCTCCGGCAGTCCCTTCTTGAGCGAGTGGTCACCCGGAACCACCAACACTCTCGCGCTAGCCGTCTCGCTGGGGCAGCCGAACGGATCACTCGCGCCCTGGACCACCAGCACCGGCACGGTGACCGGATCGAGCTCGGGTTGCCGGCTGCGTTCGGGCTTGCCCGGCGGGTGCTCCGGGAAGGCCAGGCACAGCACTCCGGTTGGCACGAGCACCGCCGCGGTCCGGCAGGCGACCCGACTGCCGTACGAGCGCCCACCGGTGATCAGCGCGCCGGGGAACCGAGCGCTCAGGTGCTCCACCACCGTGACGAACGACTCGTCGGGAGCACTTCCACGGGGTGGGACCCGCCGTCCCGCAACGACATACGGCGGTTCGACCAGCGCCGCGACGAGACCTGACTCGCCGGCGATCCGCACCGCCAGTTCGAGATCGGCGGCCCGGATCGATCCCGAGGCCCCGGGCCCCAGCACCATCAGGCCGCGCACGTCGTCGGCCGGACGACGCAGATGGATCCGGGCCGGACCGTGCGCAGTGTCGAGCTCTTCGACCTCGACCCGGGTGCCGTTCATCGGGTCAGTCAACCAGCCGGCCGGCAGCCCGGCCAGACCTGATCAATTCACCGCCGCTGTCCGCACCGCTGGACGCTCACGGCGGGAGCCTGCGGTCGCGGCCGACGCATGACCGCTGCGCTCGAGCGCCGCCAGCCTGCGTGCGCAGTCCCGCGCCTCGTCCAACCGGTCCGGATCGAGACCGCAGCGCAGCGTGCCGCCCGCGGTGGGCACGATCCGCAGTCGGGGGCGCTTCCCTTCCACGATCTCCAGCCGAGGTAGGACGCTGAAGACCGCGCGGGCTCCGCGGATCGCCAGGCGTATTCGGAACTAGGCGGGGCGTGGCGCGGCGAACGCCGCCGCAAGGGCGTCGACGAGTCTGGGCACCGCGGTCGGGTCCGATGCGGCGTGTGCCGGATCCAGTTGGCCGATGGTGATTCCCCAGCAGTCGGGATGCGGCACCAGTTCAGCGAGAGCTGGTGCGAGCTGCGCGATGGTCGGACCACTGTTGCGCCCGTTGACGTTCTCGGCGATCGGAGCATCCAGGAAATCCAACACGTCGACGTCGAGGTGGACGAAGAACGGTCCGGGCGGCAGAGCGTCGCGTGCCGCACGAGCGGCCCGCCGCGGATCGTCGCAGAGGGTCCGTTGCTCGACCACCGTCACGCCGAGCGTGTCCACCTGGGCTCGCTCCCAGTCGGTGGCCTGGGTGCGGTCGACCCCGAGGTACACCAGATCCGAACTCCGCAGCAACGGAGTCCGACCGCTCACGCCGGCCAGTTCGGGTGCCGATCCCTCGAGATCGAGGACGTGGGCCATGCCCATCCAGCTCAACGATCCCTCGGCAGTGGAGTGCGGTGTGTTCAGGTCGAGGTGCCGGTCCACATAGATCACCCGCGGGCGCTGGTCGAGGCGGTCCAGGGCGGCACACATACCGATCGCGACGGCGCAGCTGCCGCCGATCACGAGGAGCTTCTCGCTGCCGGACAGGACCTGGGATGCGGCTGCGGCCAGCTCCTGTGTCGACGCCACCACCTCGCCCAGGTTCTGCGCGTACCTGTTGGTCAGATCCGGAGCCCAGAGCCGCCTGGTGAGGTCGCCGTGGTCGTTCACGTCGCACCCGGCGGCGATCAGGGTTTCGACGAGTCCCGCGTCCCGGAGCGCGGCCGGCGCCTGCTCGACCCCGACGCAGTAGGCGCCCGCGCTGGTCGGAACCCCGAGGATGTTGACTGTCCGATCGCCCATCGCCACAGACTCCCACGACCAGCACGGGAGCGGACGGGGCGGGTCACAGCTCCCGGACGTACAGCCTGAGCACGACGGCGCTCCCGTCTCGATTGGTGTCGGTGGCGGAGACGAAGTCGTCGAGACGGGAGAACCCGGCCTTCTCCGCGACCCGGATCGACGCCTCGTTCTCCGGCTCGACGCGAATGGCCGCGCGGCTGCCCAGAGCGTGATCGCGGATGAACCCGCAGATCAGCGCGACTGCTTCGACGGCAACACCGCTACCGCGCGCCCATGGGTGTACGGCGTAGCCGATGTTGACGTCGTCGGGCTGCAGGCCGTCGTCGTTGTCCGGATCGGCGTCGACGTAGCCGACCAGCCGATCGCCCCGCCACGCCGAAACCCCGTTTGCCGGTGCCGATCCGGGCGTTCTCCGCCAGCTCGTCGAAGTGGCGGATCGCGGTGTCGACCGTGCCACGGCCCCCGGTGAACCAGCGGACCGACTGCTCGTCCTCACCGGCGATGTGGTCGTCGATGTCTGCGTGCGTCAACGGTCTCAGGGTGATCGTCACGAGCTCAAAGTAGCGAGGCTGCGCAACAGCTGACCGGCATTTGCCGCCAGCGTCATGACCGCGAACGTCAACCGCAAACGACCATCACGACTGCGAAGATCAACCCCAAACGACCGTCACGAC from Nakamurella sp. A5-74 harbors:
- a CDS encoding PQQ-binding-like beta-propeller repeat protein, whose translation is MLSLIRRPPAILALAALLVAGACTTSPSAETSRSLTSRPTGVTTTRTSVPDPPPMPTRSPPGTEATELLQFALDPGRGSTQGMQVERAGDITLINAVGRLVALDADGDELWKIVERYTDIPTLEVRVFGSVAVVSRDAFGIDVFPNRLLITGIDVATGRVLWKNTTSAFVSFVGGRMITSECAPKQTGRLGECTVTARDPLTGAGQWQQRSYASARITDPLERLEGASSPELWVTSYPTGADSERTDAFRLVTGKPLGEGRTGDGLAGNRLLVAPGLGVHFRDDNDPKEGCTPSLAAIEPGGASAWTRDFDPGSYRSSDGKTLRCSNLDLRQQDAETASFVLQGRPQLIDLSTGRTTWDHATREETLQAVTDDAVLTTDSAAGVRLTARARNDGRKLWTQDRAVLSVTAGGSGRTAPLLVDADVELASRTLVLSSTTGELQVAGLGELVGHGDGWFATFAADFEAERYGKSGGVRVFRLP
- a CDS encoding DEAD/DEAH box helicase is translated as MSTPTATPATTLTDDQQVVADRVIGALAGPDARLRDDQLIAITGLLHPGARVLVVQATGWGKSAVYWTATALIRAAGGGPTLVISPLLSLMRDQVVAAERAGLRAATLNSSNNGDWEAIESALIGGDLDVVLVSPERLANPRFGRRVLDSLVGNLGMLVIDEAHAVSDWGHDFRPDYRRVSDTVRGLSPHTPVLATTATANARVTTDVATQLGDQTLVLRGPLARTSLQLAVIDGLTPIQRYGWVVEQLPNLPGSGIVYALTVADAERLAEAITAQHGGAYPVAAYTGQLPGEERERLEEALRRNELKALIATSALGMGYDKPDLGFCVHVGSPPSPVSYYQQVGRAGRAIDRAVVVLLSAHEDAAIWDYFVTASIPDEREVQRLLAVTPVAPAEPASVPALEAESGLRRTKVELMLKQLAVDGVVDRTESGWVRTGRAWNYDAAHYEGVIAVRRREADIMRDYSRGRRCLMQLLQESLDDPTATPCGRCSVCTGELPDDLPRAPDKSVTAGVAGALRTRSHVVEPRKMWPGGAFGSKGRIAPGEMAAEGRALVHADAPEWREVIRAVFAADAPPPEELVTDVVGALSSWRRDWPARPEVVVALPVAGYSALTEGLTAQIAAIGRMDLGHLQIDDAAVAPARTSTGLTSAEEAAVWKDAISVPVPAEVAGRPVLLVVDATSSLWPVTIAAAVLRRAGATLVLPLLVHRRVG
- a CDS encoding hemerythrin domain-containing protein, producing MSEREKARLVAWGHEMYRVHQHLRDALADAQDALSGAGPPELVRDLLVHCRGFCSALDRHHRGEDAVLFPAIRSAHPHLAPTLDRLTQDHSMIAHLIGGLEQALGSGDPAPVLDRHLEGLAAIMESHFRYEERQLRGILAELELDAPVESALGRP
- a CDS encoding GntR family transcriptional regulator, whose amino-acid sequence is MIEFRIDRRAGTPAYLQIVEQTRQALLLGRLTVGDQLPTAREVVASTAINPNTVLKAYRELEREGLVQGRVGAGTFVTRGLARSEVDVDSPLGTELDRWIGRAKLGGLARHEVEALSKALLDRHFESGRS
- a CDS encoding ABC transporter ATP-binding protein gives rise to the protein MTGAGKKYRRGWALRHCSFDLQPGSITALVGPNGAGKSTLLAAAAGLLRLTEGEIAVQGEVVRSAPAHPDLGYLAQDKPLYRQYSVADMLEIGRHLNVRWDSALAHRLCEDAALPPKAKVRTLSGGQRTRLALALVLARRPSLVLLDEPLADLDPLARKEVQQTLLAETVDTGLTVLLSSHIVSEIEDACDHLVLLTGGAVTLQGSIEDTVDRHLLLTGPGDDETGLGLLPSADIVEIRRTPRQITVLIDGQPTHVPQGWTTDRPTLEEVVIAHLRDARSGTVR
- a CDS encoding alpha/beta family hydrolase yields the protein MNGTRVEVEELDTAHGPARIHLRRPADDVRGLMVLGPGASGSIRAADLELAVRIAGESGLVAALVEPPYVVAGRRVPPRGSAPDESFVTVVEHLSARFPGALITGGRSYGSRVACRTAAVLVPTGVLCLAFPEHPPGKPERSRQPELDPVTVPVLVVQGASDPFGCPSETASARVLVVPGDHSLKKGLPEAADAIRNWLTARLG
- a CDS encoding arginase family protein, which codes for MGDRTVNILGVPTSAGAYCVGVEQAPAALRDAGLVETLIAAGCDVNDHGDLTRRLWAPDLTNRYAQNLGEVVASTQELAAAASQVLSGSEKLLVIGGSCAVAIGMCAALDRLDQRPRVIYVDRHLDLNTPHSTAEGSLSWMGMAHVLDLEGSAPELAGVSGRTPLLRSSDLVYLGVDRTQATDWERAQVDTLGVTVVEQRTLCDDPRRAARAARDALPPGPFFVHLDVDVLDFLDAPIAENVNGRNSGPTIAQLAPALAELVPHPDCWGITIGQLDPAHAASDPTAVPRLVDALAAAFAAPRPA
- a CDS encoding GNAT family N-acetyltransferase → MARSTPRSATSTSWRRTPGSAPANGVSAWRGDRLVGYVDADPDNDDGLQPDDVNIGYAVHPWARGSGVAVEAVALICGFIRDHALGSRAAIRVEPENEASIRVAEKAGFSRLDDFVSATDTNRDGSAVVLRLYVREL